The following coding sequences lie in one Sinorhizobium fredii USDA 257 genomic window:
- a CDS encoding peroxiredoxin translates to MSLRINETAPDFTAETTQGTINFHEWIGDGWAVLFSHPKNFTPVCTTELGAMAGIEGEFRKRGVKIIGISVDPVDSHAKWKNDIKVATGFDVEYPLIGDRDLKIAKLYDMLPAGAGDTSEGRTPADNATVRSVYVIGPDKKIKLILTYPMTTGRNFNEILRAIDSIQLTAKHQVATPANWKQGEDVIITAAVSNEDAIQRFGSFDTVLPYLRKTKQPTA, encoded by the coding sequence ATGAGCCTCCGCATCAACGAAACCGCCCCTGATTTCACCGCCGAGACGACGCAGGGCACGATCAATTTCCATGAATGGATCGGCGACGGCTGGGCCGTCCTCTTCTCGCATCCGAAGAATTTCACGCCCGTCTGCACCACCGAACTCGGCGCCATGGCCGGGATCGAAGGCGAATTCCGCAAGCGCGGCGTCAAGATCATCGGCATTTCGGTCGATCCGGTCGACAGCCACGCGAAATGGAAGAACGACATCAAGGTCGCAACCGGCTTCGATGTCGAATATCCGCTGATCGGCGACCGGGATCTGAAGATCGCCAAGCTCTACGACATGCTGCCGGCCGGCGCCGGCGACACGTCCGAGGGCCGCACCCCGGCCGACAATGCCACCGTGCGCTCGGTCTATGTCATTGGACCGGACAAGAAGATCAAACTGATCCTCACCTATCCGATGACCACCGGCCGCAACTTCAACGAAATCCTGCGCGCCATCGATTCCATCCAGCTCACCGCCAAGCACCAGGTCGCAACGCCGGCAAACTGGAAACAAGGCGAGGACGTCATCATCACGGCGGCCGTATCCAACGAGGACGCAATTCAGCGCTTCGGCTCGTTCGATACCGTACTGCCCTATCTTAGGAAGACCAAGCAGCCGACCGCCTGA